The Thermocrinis ruber genome has a window encoding:
- the metF gene encoding methylenetetrahydrofolate reductase [NAD(P)H], with product MKIGELLKSEFSISFEFFPPKSPEGEQELFETIKELEALKPTFVSVTYGAGGSTRDRTRRIVYRIHTETKLTVMAHLTCIAHSKEELLEILQDYKNIGIENILALRGDMPKGDFQAPKGACKYAVELVKFIRENFDNFFSVGVASYPEKHPESPNMEWEIRFFKEKVLAGADFSITQMFFDNSYYYRFVERCHKEGINIPIIPGIMPITNFSQIKKFASMCGATIPQSLVNILEPYAEDPEETTKRGVEFAIKQCEDLIANGVPGLHFYTLNKSRATLLIYQAIKHLIPPKVLSRLF from the coding sequence TTGAAGATCGGAGAGCTTCTCAAGAGTGAGTTCAGCATATCCTTTGAGTTTTTTCCTCCAAAATCTCCCGAGGGAGAGCAAGAACTCTTTGAAACCATAAAGGAGCTTGAAGCACTCAAGCCTACTTTTGTGTCGGTTACCTATGGAGCAGGTGGGAGTACTCGGGACAGAACAAGAAGGATAGTTTATAGAATACACACAGAAACAAAGCTCACCGTTATGGCACATCTAACTTGCATAGCCCACTCAAAGGAAGAACTTTTGGAGATCCTTCAAGACTACAAAAACATAGGCATTGAAAACATATTAGCCCTCAGGGGTGATATGCCAAAGGGAGATTTCCAGGCTCCAAAAGGTGCTTGCAAGTATGCGGTGGAATTGGTAAAGTTTATAAGGGAAAATTTTGACAACTTTTTTTCAGTGGGTGTTGCCAGCTATCCAGAAAAGCATCCCGAGTCTCCCAACATGGAGTGGGAAATAAGGTTTTTCAAAGAAAAGGTCTTGGCAGGTGCTGACTTTTCCATAACTCAGATGTTCTTTGATAACTCATACTATTACAGGTTTGTGGAAAGGTGTCATAAGGAAGGCATAAACATACCCATAATACCGGGCATTATGCCCATAACCAATTTTTCCCAGATCAAGAAGTTTGCCAGCATGTGCGGGGCAACCATACCACAGAGCTTGGTGAATATCTTGGAGCCCTACGCGGAGGATCCGGAGGAGACCACAAAAAGGGGTGTAGAGTTTGCTATAAAACAGTGCGAAGACCTAATAGCCAACGGTGTTCCCGGGCTTCACTTTTACACCCTCAACAAATCAAGGGCAACTCTGCTTATCTACCAAGCCATAAAGCACCTTATACCGCCTAAGGTCCTATCGAGGCTGTTCTAA
- a CDS encoding GYD domain-containing protein: MPIFVMLTTLTDEGMKTLKHKPERIKEVDREVMEKFGVKIIAQYALMGPYDFVNIIEAPDNDTVVKMAIELGSRGTIRTLTMPAIEVERLIEDLKSL, from the coding sequence ATGCCAATATTTGTAATGCTAACCACATTAACCGATGAAGGTATGAAAACCCTAAAGCACAAGCCCGAAAGGATCAAAGAGGTGGATAGGGAGGTGATGGAAAAGTTTGGAGTTAAGATCATCGCCCAGTATGCTCTGATGGGACCCTATGACTTTGTCAATATCATTGAAGCGCCCGATAACGACACGGTGGTAAAGATGGCAATAGAGCTTGGCTCCAGGGGAACCATAAGGACCCTTACCATGCCCGCCATAGAGGTGGAAAGGTTAATAGAGGACCTCAAGAGCCTATAA
- a CDS encoding DEAD/DEAH box helicase, giving the protein MRRALKDLGFEKPTPIQKEAIPLALKGYDILGQAATGTGKTAAFGIPIIEKVKKEEGLKALILTPTRELAIQVKEQLQELAKYKGLRVSVFYGGTPVAGNIEFLAKYTHNIVVGTPGRIKDLINRSALDLSNVSYFVLDEADLMLDMGFIEDVEEIISHIPTQRQSFMFSATIPRQVEELARKYLREDYKLVRVINAELKPKIEERLIRLSSPAQKLSELEKLLREHLLEKVIIFVKTRKDAKELAEKLKAKNFKVVALHGDMTQRQRENALRLFKDGKVRIVVATDVASRGLDIKGVGVVINYHIPEDPEVYIHRIGRTGRIGNYGKAYSFATPEDSRALWRIKKLKENQKSLGL; this is encoded by the coding sequence GTGAGGAGGGCGCTTAAAGATTTGGGGTTTGAGAAACCCACACCTATACAAAAGGAAGCAATACCCTTAGCACTCAAGGGCTACGATATTTTGGGACAGGCGGCAACGGGCACAGGCAAGACCGCAGCCTTTGGCATACCCATAATAGAAAAGGTAAAAAAGGAAGAGGGTTTAAAGGCGCTCATACTTACTCCCACCCGGGAGCTTGCCATTCAGGTAAAGGAACAACTGCAAGAGCTTGCCAAGTATAAGGGTCTGAGGGTATCTGTCTTTTACGGTGGAACACCCGTGGCGGGCAACATTGAGTTTTTAGCAAAATACACCCACAACATAGTGGTGGGAACGCCCGGCAGGATCAAGGACCTTATAAACCGTTCCGCTTTGGACCTTAGCAATGTTTCTTACTTTGTCCTTGACGAGGCGGACCTTATGCTTGATATGGGCTTTATTGAGGATGTGGAGGAGATAATTTCCCATATCCCTACCCAAAGGCAAAGTTTTATGTTCTCCGCCACCATACCAAGGCAGGTGGAAGAGCTTGCGAGAAAATACTTAAGGGAAGACTACAAGTTGGTGAGAGTGATAAACGCTGAACTAAAGCCAAAGATAGAGGAAAGGTTAATAAGGCTTAGCTCTCCTGCGCAAAAACTTTCAGAGTTGGAAAAGCTTCTAAGGGAACATCTTTTGGAGAAGGTGATCATCTTTGTTAAAACTCGCAAGGATGCAAAGGAATTGGCAGAAAAGCTAAAAGCCAAGAACTTTAAAGTGGTTGCCTTGCATGGAGATATGACCCAAAGGCAGAGGGAAAATGCCCTTAGGCTCTTTAAGGATGGGAAGGTAAGAATTGTGGTGGCTACCGATGTGGCATCAAGAGGATTAGATATAAAGGGTGTAGGTGTGGTGATCAACTACCATATACCCGAAGACCCAGAGGTATATATCCACCGCATAGGTAGAACTGGAAGAATTGGGAACTACGGGAAAGCTTACAGCTTTGCAACGCCCGAAGACAGCCGGGCACTGTGGAGGATAAAAAAACTTAAGGAAAATCAGAAAAGCTTAGGGTTATAA
- a CDS encoding mechanosensitive ion channel family protein, producing MIIKLFVFILGVITLLSYFGIQVAHFITTLGIAGLAVSLALQGTLSNIFSGLNLIASRQIEVGDFIRLENGEEGYVEDITWMNTVIRRRDNNLVVVPNSRLVNSIVINYGKPTPSMNITVSVVIPYSSDLEKAEVRTQALSPLCATVPL from the coding sequence GTGATAATTAAACTGTTCGTCTTTATTTTGGGTGTTATAACCCTCCTGTCCTATTTTGGCATTCAGGTAGCCCATTTTATAACTACCCTGGGCATTGCTGGACTTGCGGTCTCCCTTGCCCTTCAGGGCACGCTTTCTAACATCTTTTCCGGGCTTAACCTAATTGCCAGCAGACAGATTGAAGTGGGAGATTTTATTAGGTTAGAAAACGGTGAAGAAGGTTATGTGGAAGACATAACATGGATGAACACAGTCATTAGGAGGAGGGACAACAACCTTGTGGTGGTGCCAAACTCCCGTTTGGTTAACTCCATAGTAATAAACTACGGAAAACCAACGCCCTCAATGAACATTACAGTTTCCGTTGTGATCCCATATTCTTCGGACCTTGAAAAAGCAGAGGTGCGGACCCAAGCTTTGAGCCCTCTGTGCGCTACAGTGCCTTTATAG
- a CDS encoding zinc-binding dehydrogenase, with protein MGVYMGPRADLFKITELFERGLLKSVVDKVCDLKDAQEAHRYL; from the coding sequence TTGGGTGTTTACATGGGACCAAGGGCAGACCTCTTTAAGATCACCGAACTCTTTGAGAGGGGGCTTTTAAAGTCAGTGGTGGACAAGGTTTGTGACCTCAAGGATGCCCAGGAAGCCCACAGATACTTGTAA
- a CDS encoding succinate--CoA ligase subunit beta encodes MNLYEYEAYDKIFKKYGIPTPKYIFTDHLNDEVVEFINQLGECMVKSQVLVGKRGKAGAVKLCKTPQEGVETVEALLKYPVYGEMPVGVIVCEKANILKELYASITYSTEVRAPVLTLSLEGGMDIEEVPPEKVKSWPIDPIKGLYPHMVRNYLLGLNFPQEFMGVLRELSEVITNMWKAFWEVEARLLEINPLAICDVDGKQKVLALDAVVIIDDDASVPPAKIYGLRTALKRPPTEREIEASLIDRDDHRGKAGSYVEMDGDIAMMTFGGGGSTVTIETAYAVGLKPANFTDIGGNPPAEKMYKITRIILSKPGIRGVLVCGGTANNTRIDVTLGEGVANAIRDLYKEGKLDPNWIWVVRRNGPEAEKGLRMLYEAFRECGVKGEIYDSTLPLTEAPIRLKELLDKCQGSKKEEGTLTEEQAKDLGI; translated from the coding sequence ATGAACCTGTACGAATACGAAGCCTACGATAAGATCTTCAAAAAGTATGGCATACCTACTCCCAAGTATATATTTACAGACCATCTGAACGACGAAGTGGTAGAGTTTATCAACCAACTGGGTGAGTGCATGGTAAAGTCTCAGGTGCTGGTGGGCAAAAGGGGTAAAGCTGGGGCGGTCAAGCTGTGCAAAACTCCCCAAGAAGGTGTGGAAACGGTGGAAGCTCTTCTGAAATACCCCGTGTATGGCGAAATGCCCGTTGGTGTTATAGTTTGCGAAAAGGCAAACATACTTAAGGAACTTTACGCATCCATCACCTACTCCACAGAAGTGCGGGCGCCCGTTTTGACCCTTAGCTTAGAGGGCGGTATGGACATAGAGGAAGTGCCACCGGAGAAGGTAAAGAGCTGGCCCATAGATCCTATCAAGGGGCTCTATCCCCACATGGTAAGGAACTATCTTTTGGGGCTGAACTTTCCTCAGGAGTTTATGGGTGTTTTGAGGGAACTCTCCGAAGTTATAACCAACATGTGGAAGGCTTTTTGGGAGGTGGAAGCGAGGCTTTTGGAGATTAACCCCTTGGCTATATGCGATGTGGATGGTAAGCAAAAGGTATTAGCTTTGGATGCGGTGGTGATCATTGACGATGATGCGTCAGTGCCACCCGCCAAGATATATGGCCTGAGGACAGCCCTAAAGAGACCACCTACAGAAAGGGAAATAGAGGCCTCTTTAATAGACAGGGATGACCATAGAGGTAAGGCAGGTTCCTATGTGGAAATGGATGGCGACATAGCCATGATGACCTTTGGAGGTGGTGGCTCCACCGTAACCATAGAGACCGCCTACGCAGTTGGTTTAAAGCCCGCTAACTTTACCGACATTGGTGGCAACCCACCGGCGGAGAAGATGTATAAGATCACCCGCATCATCCTCTCCAAGCCCGGTATAAGGGGTGTGCTGGTGTGCGGTGGAACTGCCAACAACACACGAATAGACGTCACCCTTGGAGAAGGCGTAGCCAACGCCATAAGGGACCTCTACAAGGAGGGCAAGCTGGACCCCAACTGGATATGGGTGGTCCGCAGGAACGGTCCGGAAGCGGAAAAGGGCTTGAGAATGCTCTATGAAGCCTTCAGAGAGTGCGGTGTAAAAGGGGAAATTTACGATTCCACACTGCCCTTAACGGAAGCACCAATAAGATTAAAGGAGCTTTTGGATAAGTGCCAAGGTTCCAAGAAGGAAGAGGGGACCTTAACAGAAGAGCAAGCGAAAGACTTAGGTATTTAA
- a CDS encoding succinate--CoA ligase subunit alpha, translating to MKGTVYLNENTRIIVMGITGREASQVVTESEALYPGFVVAGVTPGKGGTQVANKPVYNTVKEALQKHPEINTGLVYVPPTSVKDAVIELIDAGIKLIYIVTEHVPIRDTVYFYHYAKERDVIIVGPTSLGCIVPEIPARIGAIGGKDPTIAYAPGGLVILSKSGGLTTTTAEMFKRRGWGVYMALALGGDVISCTTFADVLEKIADDPKVKGVIIQGEVGGSYEEKAAETILRLYKEGKWNKPVAAFVAGRFQENLEGVSFGHAGAIVERGKGKATDKIRMFNEVGKETGLVKVAEFYHELVHCIEELGVPRDFEDTTPGGKVKPLYSTIDEETCKFVG from the coding sequence ATGAAGGGAACAGTTTATCTTAACGAGAACACAAGGATAATAGTAATGGGTATTACCGGAAGGGAAGCGTCTCAAGTGGTCACCGAATCGGAAGCTCTCTATCCGGGCTTTGTGGTGGCTGGCGTTACACCCGGGAAGGGTGGCACTCAGGTGGCAAACAAGCCTGTTTATAACACTGTAAAGGAAGCCCTGCAGAAACATCCCGAGATAAACACGGGACTTGTCTATGTACCACCCACATCCGTAAAGGATGCAGTCATTGAGCTGATAGACGCAGGTATCAAGCTTATATACATAGTAACGGAGCATGTGCCCATAAGAGATACGGTGTATTTTTACCATTATGCCAAAGAAAGGGATGTAATCATAGTTGGACCCACTTCTTTAGGTTGCATTGTGCCTGAAATTCCTGCAAGGATAGGTGCCATAGGTGGAAAGGACCCGACCATAGCATACGCACCGGGTGGTCTTGTGATCCTGTCCAAGTCTGGTGGACTTACTACCACCACTGCGGAGATGTTTAAAAGAAGAGGGTGGGGTGTTTATATGGCGCTTGCCCTCGGTGGAGACGTGATCTCTTGCACCACCTTTGCGGATGTGTTAGAAAAAATAGCCGACGATCCTAAGGTGAAGGGTGTGATCATTCAGGGAGAGGTGGGTGGCTCTTATGAAGAGAAAGCTGCGGAAACAATCCTAAGATTGTACAAAGAAGGCAAGTGGAACAAGCCCGTTGCTGCCTTTGTGGCTGGAAGGTTCCAGGAGAACTTGGAAGGTGTGTCCTTTGGACACGCTGGTGCTATAGTGGAAAGGGGCAAAGGTAAGGCTACCGACAAGATCAGGATGTTCAACGAAGTGGGCAAAGAGACGGGACTTGTAAAGGTGGCAGAGTTTTACCACGAACTGGTACATTGCATAGAGGAACTTGGAGTTCCAAGGGACTTTGAAGACACCACTCCCGGTGGAAAGGTAAAACCTCTTTATTCTACCATAGACGAAGAAACCTGCAAATTTGTAGGATAA
- the sreC gene encoding DmsC/YnfH family molybdoenzyme membrane anchor subunit, with protein MHPPLSLIWFFLTAGISIGLFNFTYFMEFLTLFGKDTALPKHMVLISNVISLVLIGLGAIGASFHLGHKLRAWKAIKRFHTSWLSREAVFSGAYGFTLLIFALLRFFDHTGFWYHFFGIITFILGWLSAFSTAMIYASNRFVLEWNTSISVLYYLNMYLMLGSSAFLALTYFYRKEFVGTYIFLTFLFLALGLAFRLAFNIRQFYIKRPTINEALNLPHNRPIRVLDTGTTTDNYCTEEFYYKKGKELLPSILPLAYILTFIVPLFFVLYMWITGRVDYNFIKFTFLFIVVGSALERWCFFVEGNHVQNLFYGLYPEEGYTLRKGYMERKKTKISYR; from the coding sequence ATGCATCCACCACTTTCCTTGATTTGGTTTTTTTTGACTGCGGGTATCTCCATTGGGCTCTTTAACTTTACCTACTTTATGGAATTTTTGACACTCTTTGGTAAGGATACTGCCCTACCCAAGCATATGGTGTTGATATCCAACGTTATATCCTTGGTGCTTATAGGTCTTGGTGCCATAGGTGCCAGCTTTCACTTAGGCCACAAGCTCAGGGCATGGAAGGCCATAAAGAGATTTCATACCTCTTGGCTTTCGCGGGAGGCGGTCTTTAGCGGAGCTTATGGCTTTACCCTTCTGATCTTTGCCCTTTTGAGGTTCTTTGATCATACGGGCTTTTGGTATCACTTCTTTGGCATAATAACTTTCATCCTTGGGTGGCTGAGCGCCTTCTCTACAGCCATGATTTACGCATCCAACAGGTTTGTCCTGGAGTGGAATACTTCCATCTCTGTGCTTTACTATTTGAACATGTATCTAATGTTAGGCTCCTCTGCCTTTTTGGCTTTGACTTACTTTTATCGCAAAGAGTTTGTGGGAACGTACATATTCTTGACGTTTCTCTTCTTGGCTTTGGGGCTTGCCTTCAGGCTTGCCTTCAACATAAGGCAGTTTTACATAAAAAGACCTACCATTAACGAAGCCCTGAACCTTCCACACAACAGACCCATAAGGGTTTTGGACACCGGTACTACAACGGATAATTACTGCACAGAGGAGTTTTACTACAAAAAAGGTAAGGAGCTGCTTCCCAGCATTCTTCCCTTGGCATACATTCTTACCTTCATAGTCCCTCTGTTTTTTGTGCTTTATATGTGGATCACTGGCAGGGTGGATTACAACTTTATAAAATTTACTTTCCTCTTTATTGTGGTAGGTAGTGCCTTAGAGAGATGGTGTTTCTTTGTAGAAGGTAATCATGTGCAGAACCTCTTCTATGGTCTCTATCCAGAAGAAGGATACACTCTAAGAAAGGGTTACATGGAAAGAAAGAAAACGAAGATCTCTTACAGATAA
- the sreB gene encoding sulfur reductase subunit SreB produces the protein MPQYALVIDLNTCVGCHACATNCKEWNTQASFGPLSDFDPYGRNPKGVWYNRIMTYEMGEFPDTQVFHLPKSCLHCQDAPCVPVCPTGASYKREQDGIVLVNYDDCIGCKLCSWACPYGCREFDEADKVMKKCTLCIDRIYDESLPPEHRKPACVLTCPAKARFFGDIEDPNSEAYRMIKERNGFVLFPDMGTNPANHYLPRTETKVHVDEHLLEAENPLFLEVVRRHYKGG, from the coding sequence ATGCCCCAGTATGCGTTGGTAATAGACCTAAACACATGTGTTGGTTGTCATGCTTGTGCTACAAACTGCAAGGAGTGGAACACACAAGCTTCCTTTGGACCCCTATCGGACTTTGATCCCTACGGCAGGAACCCAAAGGGTGTTTGGTATAACCGCATCATGACCTACGAAATGGGAGAATTTCCAGATACGCAAGTTTTCCACCTTCCCAAGTCTTGCCTACATTGTCAGGATGCACCATGCGTACCCGTTTGCCCAACCGGTGCCAGCTACAAAAGGGAACAGGATGGCATAGTGCTCGTCAATTACGACGATTGCATAGGTTGTAAGCTTTGCTCTTGGGCTTGCCCCTACGGTTGTAGGGAGTTTGACGAGGCGGACAAGGTAATGAAAAAATGCACACTGTGTATAGATAGGATATACGACGAGTCTTTGCCACCGGAACACAGAAAGCCTGCCTGCGTGCTAACATGCCCTGCAAAGGCAAGGTTCTTTGGAGACATAGAGGATCCAAACAGCGAAGCCTACAGGATGATAAAGGAACGCAACGGCTTTGTGCTATTCCCAGACATGGGCACAAACCCAGCCAACCATTACCTCCCACGGACCGAGACCAAGGTTCATGTGGATGAACATCTTTTAGAAGCAGAAAACCCACTTTTCCTTGAGGTGGTTAGAAGACACTATAAAGGAGGTTGA
- a CDS encoding CZB domain-containing protein codes for MPSTVLKELANKVGIFISHHDTYVSRLERAIKDGEEFTHKTCHECNFGVEWDSTVVPVKSELPEEVRTLVDEIEKIHCEFHGISMQIDPKNPQPSDEEKLNRMREMSNLLLRKLLALKRLLSKRLVKEE; via the coding sequence ATGCCGTCTACAGTATTAAAGGAGCTTGCTAACAAAGTGGGTATTTTTATTTCTCACCACGATACTTATGTATCTAGATTAGAAAGGGCCATAAAAGATGGTGAAGAGTTTACCCACAAAACTTGCCATGAATGTAATTTTGGTGTAGAGTGGGACAGTACGGTGGTACCTGTAAAGAGTGAGCTTCCTGAGGAAGTAAGGACTTTGGTGGACGAAATAGAAAAAATTCATTGCGAGTTTCATGGAATTAGCATGCAAATAGACCCCAAAAATCCTCAGCCCTCAGACGAGGAAAAGCTTAATAGAATGAGAGAAATGAGCAACTTATTGCTTCGTAAGCTTTTAGCCTTAAAAAGGCTTTTATCAAAAAGGCTTGTAAAGGAGGAGTAA
- a CDS encoding Uma2 family endonuclease, which yields MKVLSEERKYTVQDFERLPEGPPYYQLINGELIKTPTPEVIHQKVAGRLLYLLHKLEKETKMGTVIHLIDLYLDEKNVFQPDIAVLLKEGKAKVEEKGIFGPPDVVVEILSPSTAYYDLIVKKEVYERVGVKEYWLLDPNRKTFEIYKNTEDGFKLSSQAREKGKVFSEILGIEIDLKEVFEGGV from the coding sequence ATGAAAGTTCTCTCGGAAGAAAGAAAATACACCGTCCAAGACTTTGAAAGGCTTCCAGAAGGACCGCCCTACTATCAGCTCATAAATGGGGAGTTGATAAAGACCCCCACCCCTGAGGTTATACATCAGAAAGTGGCAGGAAGGCTCCTCTATCTTCTCCATAAACTTGAGAAAGAAACAAAAATGGGCACTGTAATTCATTTAATAGACCTCTATCTTGACGAGAAGAATGTTTTTCAACCGGATATAGCGGTCCTTCTTAAAGAGGGCAAGGCAAAGGTTGAAGAAAAGGGCATATTTGGACCTCCCGATGTGGTGGTGGAAATTCTCTCTCCCTCCACCGCTTACTACGACCTGATTGTGAAAAAGGAGGTTTACGAAAGGGTAGGAGTAAAAGAGTATTGGCTTTTAGACCCAAATAGAAAGACCTTTGAGATTTATAAGAACACAGAAGACGGTTTTAAACTTAGTTCCCAAGCAAGGGAAAAGGGAAAGGTTTTCTCGGAGATTTTAGGTATAGAAATAGACCTAAAAGAAGTCTTTGAAGGAGGTGTATAG